One part of the Neodiprion virginianus isolate iyNeoVirg1 chromosome 3, iyNeoVirg1.1, whole genome shotgun sequence genome encodes these proteins:
- the LOC124300759 gene encoding protein Skeletor, isoforms B/C, protein MWTSVTKCFIIFAIGCFYQAHAQDEDDEVYKGKYLGKLNAYHHQVSGDVYAVDEYTLLLKSFSYDGNGADTFFWAGAANRPGPQGFIVPDEWGKTNVLERYFNKDFTLTLPDGKKITDIKWFAIYDLSNQNTFGDVYIPEQFDPPALQRISQLSTTSHGVSSGAIEILDAKTIRIPRFSYDGQGTAYFWVGVGPQPSSKGTKVPDDYGYLDPLRAYQNEDIVIQLPGEMTVFRINWLSVYDLEEKSKFGSVIIPEGLNVPPSLVTVTKHAVALPNCVQLHKNYQMSWEIFGPQITVQLTGQVADDEYMAFGLSGSDEKSQMEGSDVTIAYMDGTQGFATDYSISAYAPCGKVLGQYKGVCKDNLVGGQDNNQIFTGSRQDGISVITYRRTLNSSDPIDKNYPTDRPVYVVWALGRLDENKEPNFHDVYPKGNLKLELHRTQPENTCLDFTQNDNSLQKPWDKTEIFDRSIRTFVATLGPSGGKKGYQGLTGQTSTGLAWYINGYLIPEIYLRRGLTYIFKIYGGNNPHSANFYHPLIITDESHGGYDRLTDISQTKIRVLAGVEFTRRGRPRPTAVGPLCLSKHNGRDRRLDDDFSSFRKFNRSLIQVCDAGDPGLLEITPNSTWPDTVYYNSFTHANMGWKIHVVDSYSTSAAIILRLSWLCGIFVVCFRLV, encoded by the exons ATGTGGACAAGTGTTACCAAATGTTTTATAATCTTTGCAATCGGATGTTTTTATCAGG CACACGCTCAAGATGAAGATGACGAGGTGTACAAAGGCAAGTACCTCGGAAAGTTGAACGCCTATCATCACCAAGTTTCCGGTGATGTTTACGCTGTCGACGAATACACCTTGCTCTTGAAGTCGTTCAGCTACGACGGTAACGGCGCCGACACCTTCTTTTGGGCAGGCGCAGCCAATCGCCCCGGGCCCCAGGGTTTCATAGTTCCTGACGAATGGGGAAA GACGAACGTGCTGGAAAGGTACTTCAACAAGGACTTCACCCTGACGCTTcccgatggaaaaaaaatcaccgacATCAAATGGTTCGCGATTTATGATCTCTCAAACCAG AACACTTTCGGAGACGTTTACATACCTGAGCAATTTGATCCCCCGGCACTTCAGCGGATCTCCCAACTCTCCACAACATCTCACGGAGTGTCTTCGGGGGCGATCGAGATCCTGGATGCAAAAACTATCAGGATCCCAAGGTTCAGTTACGATGGACAGGGCACCGCGTACTTCTGGGTCGGCGTCGGTCCGCAACCTTCAAGCAAGGGCACCAAAGTCCCTGACGATTACGGATA CCTGGATCCACTGAGAGCTTACCAGAATGAGGACATCGTCATTCAGCTACCCGGAGAGATGACAGTCTTCCGTATAAACTGGCTGAGCGTTTACGACCTCGAGGAAAAGTCGAAATTCGGATCTGTCATCATTCCAGAGGGTCTGAACGTTCCCCCTTCTCTGGTCACG GTGACAAAGCATGCGGTCGCACTTCCGAACTGTGTTCAATTACACAAAAACTACCAAATGAGCTGGGAGATCTTTGGTCCGCAGATAACCGTACAGTTGACAGGTCAAGTCG CCGATGATGAGTACATGGCTTTCGGGCTCTCGGGATCCGACGAAAAGAGCCAAATGGAAGGCTCCGACGTCACGATTGCTTACATGGACGGCACTCAAGGTTTCGCAACGGATTACAGTATTTCTGCGTACGCACCG TGCGGAAAGGTCCTCGGACAGTACAAGGGTGTCTGTAAGGACAATCTCGTTGGAGGGCAGGACAACAACCAGATTTTTACCGGGTCCAGACAGGACGGGATCAGCGTCATCACCTACAGACGTACTCTGAATTCAT CTGATCCTATCGATAAGAATTACCCGACTGACCGTCCTGTGTATGTGGTCTGGGCGCTGGGTCGACTAGACGAAAACAAGGAACCGAATTTCCACGACGTTTATCCAAAaggaaatttgaaactcgaaCTACATCGCACGCAGCCCGAAAATACTTGCTTGGACTTTACACAGAACGATAATTCACTTCa GAAACCGTGGGATAAGACAGAGATTTTCGACAGATCGATCAGAACATTTGTAGCAACGCTTGGTCCATCCGGTGGAAAAAAGGGTTACCAAGGATTGACCG gACAGACGTCGACGGGACTCGCTTGGTACATAAACGGATATTTAATTCCGGAAATCTACCTTCGACGGGGTTTGACCTACATATTCAAGATCTATGGAGGAAATAATCCACACAGTGCAAACTTTTACCACCCTCTGATAATCACCGACGAATCTCACGGCGGTTACGACAGACTAACCGACATATCTCAGACGAAAATTCGCGTTTTAGCGGGCGTTGAATTCACCAGGCGAGGTAGACCGCGGCCAACTGCAG TCGGACCACTCTGCCTGAGCAAACATAACGGGAGAGACAGGCGACTGGACGACGATTTTTCGTCATTCAGGAAATTCAACAGATCGTTGATTCAAGTTTGCGACgcag GTGACCCAGGACTGCTGGAAATAACACCGAATTCCACTTGGCCCGATACCGTCTACTACAATTCCTTCACTCACGCGAATATGGGTTGGAAAATTCACGTGGTTGATTCGTACTCGACGAGCGCTGCGATCATACTGAGGCTAAGCTGGCTCTGTGGGATATTCGTTGTTTGTTTTCGTCTCGTATAA